A region from the Janthinobacterium agaricidamnosum genome encodes:
- a CDS encoding flagellar motor protein, whose protein sequence is MDWSSVIGLALALAGLLVGQALEGGKMASLLQPAAFAIVIIGTFGAVLLQTRLRTFVRGLEMLRWVFLPPADTRAALARDIGQWSLTARRDGPLALERLMENTADRFNAKGLRMIVDGIAPDKLRQLLDVEISAYEMAERQAVKVWESAAGYSPTIGILGAVLGLIHVMENLTDPSKLGSGIAVAFVSTIYGVGLANLLFLPVANKLKAIVSRRVLQYEITAAVLYDIATGDHTRIIEERVSSLLHEH, encoded by the coding sequence GTGGACTGGTCCAGCGTAATCGGGCTGGCGCTGGCGCTGGCGGGCCTGCTGGTCGGCCAGGCACTGGAAGGCGGCAAGATGGCCTCCCTGCTGCAGCCGGCCGCCTTTGCCATCGTCATCATCGGCACCTTCGGCGCCGTGCTGCTGCAAACGCGGTTGCGCACTTTTGTCCGCGGCCTGGAAATGCTGCGCTGGGTCTTCCTGCCGCCCGCCGACACGCGCGCCGCGCTGGCGCGCGACATCGGTCAATGGAGCCTGACGGCGCGCCGCGACGGCCCGCTGGCGCTCGAGCGCCTGATGGAAAACACGGCCGACCGCTTCAACGCCAAGGGCTTGCGCATGATCGTCGACGGCATCGCGCCCGACAAGCTGCGCCAGCTGCTCGACGTGGAAATTTCCGCCTACGAAATGGCCGAGCGCCAGGCCGTCAAGGTGTGGGAATCGGCGGCCGGCTATTCTCCCACCATCGGCATCCTGGGCGCCGTGCTGGGCCTGATCCACGTGATGGAAAACCTCACCGACCCGAGCAAACTGGGCAGCGGCATCGCAGTGGCGTTTGTCTCCACCATCTACGGCGTTGGCCTGGCCAACCTGCTGTTCCTGCCGGTGGCCAATAAACTCAAGGCCATCGTCTCGCGCCGCGTGCTGCAGTATGAAATCACGGCCGCCGTGCTGTACGACATCGCCACGGGCGACCACACGCGCATCATCGAAGAGCGCGTGTCCAGCCTGCTTCACGAGCACTGA
- the flgM gene encoding flagellar biosynthesis anti-sigma factor FlgM has product MKITDNTIKSNPGLPVAPANTSGARNAEKAQATPTTSDNVRLSPQGQALAASATAGSGAVFDTKKVERIKLAIADGQFQVNSEKVADGLLDTVKDLLHSRNR; this is encoded by the coding sequence GTGAAAATTACCGATAACACCATTAAAAGCAATCCCGGCCTGCCGGTGGCGCCCGCGAATACCTCGGGCGCCCGGAATGCCGAGAAAGCCCAGGCAACACCGACAACGTCGGACAATGTACGCCTGTCGCCGCAAGGACAGGCATTAGCGGCCAGTGCAACTGCCGGCAGCGGCGCCGTGTTCGACACGAAGAAAGTCGAACGCATCAAGCTGGCGATCGCCGACGGCCAGTTCCAGGTCAACTCTGAAAAAGTGGCGGACGGTCTCCTCGACACGGTCAAGGACTTGCTGCACTCACGAAATAGATAG
- the flgB gene encoding flagellar basal body rod protein FlgB, whose amino-acid sequence MIGKLDDYMRFNETALSLRSTRQELLASNIANADTPNYKARDVDFASALKGAMARKDGVQPALKGTAPQHMPGKGVAAAVGGSTGGKVETLADGTPLLYRAPAQGAVDGNTVDMDLERNAFADNAIRYEAAVTFLNSQIKGMLTAIQGGQ is encoded by the coding sequence ATGATAGGGAAACTCGACGATTACATGCGCTTCAACGAGACGGCGCTGAGCCTGCGCTCGACGCGCCAGGAATTGCTCGCCTCGAATATCGCCAATGCCGACACGCCCAACTACAAGGCACGCGACGTCGATTTCGCCAGCGCGCTGAAGGGAGCGATGGCACGCAAGGATGGCGTGCAGCCGGCCCTGAAGGGCACGGCGCCGCAGCATATGCCGGGCAAGGGCGTCGCCGCCGCCGTGGGTGGCAGCACGGGCGGCAAGGTCGAGACCCTGGCCGACGGCACGCCGCTGCTGTACCGCGCGCCGGCCCAGGGCGCCGTCGATGGCAATACGGTTGACATGGACCTCGAGCGCAATGCCTTTGCCGATAACGCCATCCGCTACGAGGCGGCCGTAACGTTCCTCAACTCGCAGATCAAGGGCATGCTGACGGCCATCCAGGGAGGACAATAA
- the flgC gene encoding flagellar basal body rod protein FlgC, whose product MSLFNIFNVSGSAMSAQAQRLNTVASNLANADSATSATGEAYRAKQVVFEAVPMANGATAVKVQKVIEDPSPMKLVYDPKNPLADEKGYVTMPNVNTVDEMVNMLSASRSYQTNVETMNAAKSLLLKTLTIGQ is encoded by the coding sequence ATGTCGCTATTTAATATTTTCAATGTTTCCGGTTCGGCCATGAGCGCCCAGGCGCAGCGCCTGAACACGGTGGCCAGCAACCTGGCCAATGCCGACAGCGCCACCAGCGCCACGGGCGAAGCCTACCGCGCCAAGCAGGTGGTGTTCGAAGCCGTGCCCATGGCCAATGGCGCCACGGCCGTCAAGGTGCAGAAGGTGATCGAAGATCCGTCGCCGATGAAGCTGGTCTACGACCCGAAGAATCCGCTGGCCGACGAGAAGGGCTACGTCACCATGCCCAACGTGAATACGGTCGACGAGATGGTCAACATGCTGTCGGCCTCGCGCTCGTACCAGACCAACGTGGAAACCATGAACGCGGCCAAGTCGCTGCTCCTGAAAACCCTCACCATCGGCCAATAA
- the motD gene encoding flagellar motor protein MotD, translating into MRRARRKYDEEPDNQDRWLISYADFITLLFAFFVVMYAISQVNEGKYRVFQNAIGQAFSLEKGAPPIIMEAPQAIPLPNPALKRRTEAIRREREHMTRLAQDLTSTLAPLVKEGKVRVTQTSRGVSVEINASVLFDPGAARLTAESDQALRAVAVLLKDDTHDVQVEGHTDVQPISNSNFASNWELSAARASAVVRLFIASGVQASRLTAVGHADNIPVAPNETPEGRARNRRVAVTILSGIPETVTEVPTAPVAPAPVPAN; encoded by the coding sequence ATGCGGCGCGCGCGCAGGAAGTATGACGAGGAACCGGACAACCAGGACCGCTGGCTGATCTCGTATGCCGACTTCATCACTTTGCTGTTCGCGTTCTTCGTCGTGATGTACGCGATTTCGCAAGTCAACGAAGGCAAGTACCGCGTCTTCCAGAACGCCATCGGCCAGGCCTTCAGCCTGGAAAAGGGCGCGCCGCCCATCATCATGGAAGCGCCGCAGGCGATCCCGTTGCCGAACCCCGCCCTGAAACGCCGCACGGAAGCCATCCGCCGCGAGCGCGAACACATGACGCGCCTGGCGCAGGACTTGACGTCCACCCTGGCGCCGCTGGTCAAGGAAGGCAAGGTGCGCGTCACGCAGACGAGCCGCGGCGTGAGCGTGGAAATCAATGCCAGCGTGCTGTTCGACCCGGGCGCGGCGCGCCTGACGGCGGAATCGGACCAGGCCCTGCGCGCCGTCGCCGTGCTGCTCAAGGATGATACGCACGACGTGCAGGTGGAAGGGCATACGGATGTGCAGCCGATCAGCAATTCCAATTTTGCCTCGAACTGGGAATTGTCGGCCGCGCGCGCCAGCGCCGTGGTGCGCCTGTTCATCGCCAGCGGCGTGCAGGCGTCGCGCCTGACGGCGGTGGGCCACGCCGACAATATCCCCGTGGCGCCCAACGAAACCCCGGAAGGGCGCGCGCGCAACCGCCGGGTCGCCGTGACGATCCTCTCGGGAATCCCGGAAACGGTGACGGAAGTGCCGACGGCGCCTGTGGCGCCGGCACCGGTTCCCGCCAACTGA
- a CDS encoding flagellar hook protein FlgE encodes MSFQQGLSGLNGAAKSLDVIGNNIANSATVGFKQSQAQFADIYANSLYGVGGNQPGIGVSVSQVAQLFNQGNLESSSNPLDIAINGGGFFRTSVNGAIQYSRNGQFQVDKNGFIVNAQKAQLTGYPADVNGKILAGATVPLQIDPSDMAPQATTKVDTQVNLDSNSAMPTVVPFTVGEQKSWTKQFPVPVYDSLGNSHTMSNFYVKTGTNTWDVYTATDGKEITSAKVVAAAQTDAASLAARAAYQAAVTAVPLVPANITAAAVAYGNAAGVAIRTAAAAAGASPAQLAAISATYGSAVPNGVNSSLTPDQIDSRISAVTEVPAVKSASLVFNSVGSLDKAAMLALTPPQTLPVTVNLPVFPATGANANLAIKVDFTNSTQLSSSTSEKRTVADGYAAGQLDRFVVGSDGVIQGQYNNGKTRDLGQVVLTKFSNPNGLEPLGNNAWAESSTSGSPMTGEPSSGGLGDLRASAVEVSNVDLTAELVNMITAQRAYQANAQTIKTQDSVMQTLVNLR; translated from the coding sequence ATGTCTTTCCAACAAGGCCTGAGCGGCTTGAACGGCGCCGCCAAATCGCTGGACGTCATCGGTAACAACATCGCCAACTCGGCCACCGTGGGTTTCAAGCAATCGCAGGCGCAGTTCGCCGACATCTATGCCAACTCGCTGTATGGCGTGGGCGGCAACCAGCCCGGTATCGGCGTGTCCGTGTCGCAGGTGGCGCAGTTGTTCAACCAGGGCAACCTGGAAAGTTCGTCCAATCCGCTCGACATCGCCATCAACGGCGGCGGTTTCTTCCGCACCAGCGTGAACGGCGCCATCCAGTACTCGCGCAACGGCCAGTTCCAGGTCGACAAGAACGGTTTCATCGTCAATGCCCAGAAAGCCCAGCTGACGGGTTATCCGGCCGATGTGAACGGCAAGATCCTGGCCGGCGCCACCGTGCCGCTGCAGATCGACCCGTCCGACATGGCGCCGCAGGCGACCACCAAGGTCGATACCCAGGTCAACCTCGATTCCAATTCGGCCATGCCGACCGTGGTGCCGTTCACCGTGGGCGAGCAAAAGTCGTGGACCAAGCAATTCCCCGTGCCCGTCTACGATTCGCTGGGCAACTCCCACACCATGTCCAATTTCTACGTCAAGACGGGCACCAATACCTGGGATGTCTACACGGCCACTGACGGCAAGGAAATCACCAGCGCGAAAGTGGTCGCCGCGGCGCAAACCGATGCCGCCTCGCTGGCCGCGCGCGCCGCCTATCAGGCCGCCGTCACGGCCGTGCCGTTGGTGCCCGCCAATATCACGGCCGCCGCCGTTGCCTATGGCAATGCGGCCGGTGTCGCCATACGCACCGCCGCCGCCGCGGCCGGCGCCAGCCCGGCCCAGCTTGCCGCCATCAGCGCCACCTATGGCAGCGCCGTGCCCAACGGCGTCAATTCCAGCCTCACGCCGGACCAGATCGACAGCAGGATCTCCGCGGTGACGGAAGTGCCCGCCGTGAAGTCGGCGTCGCTGGTGTTCAACAGCGTCGGGAGCCTGGACAAGGCCGCCATGCTGGCCCTGACGCCGCCGCAAACCCTGCCGGTGACGGTCAACCTGCCCGTCTTCCCCGCCACGGGCGCGAACGCGAATCTGGCGATCAAGGTCGACTTCACCAATTCGACCCAGCTCAGTTCGTCCACCAGCGAAAAGCGCACCGTGGCCGATGGCTATGCGGCTGGCCAGCTGGACCGTTTCGTCGTGGGTTCCGATGGCGTGATCCAGGGCCAGTACAACAACGGCAAGACGCGCGACCTGGGCCAGGTGGTACTGACCAAGTTTTCCAATCCGAATGGCCTTGAGCCGCTGGGCAACAATGCCTGGGCGGAAAGCTCGACCTCGGGCAGCCCGATGACGGGCGAGCCGAGCTCGGGCGGCCTGGGCGACTTGCGCGCCTCGGCCGTGGAAGTGTCGAACGTGGACCTGACGGCGGAACTGGTCAACATGATCACGGCCCAGCGCGCCTACCAGGCGAATGCGCAGACCATCAAGACGCAGGATTCCGTCATGCAAACACTCGTCAACCTGCGTTAA
- a CDS encoding flagellar hook assembly protein FlgD, translated as MATIDTSKTVTTDLMATMNPKKTTAAKGSVEEETNKFLTLLVTQLQNQDPMNPLDNAQLTSQLAQLSTVTGVNKLNTTLETLKTSYQQAESMQAANIIGHGVLTAGKSINLSKSAALLGVDLATPADSVKVTIYNSTGKEVHSIDLGPQDAGTLPLGWNGSTAELDKDGKNIVLPDGAYTFSVEAKRGGAKLTDAAALMFGSVASVSTGAGGVKLNVPGVGSITMADVKQIL; from the coding sequence ATGGCAACCATCGATACGAGCAAAACCGTCACCACCGACCTGATGGCGACGATGAATCCGAAGAAGACCACGGCCGCGAAGGGCAGCGTCGAGGAAGAAACGAACAAATTCCTGACCCTGCTGGTGACCCAGCTGCAAAACCAGGATCCGATGAACCCGCTGGACAATGCGCAGCTGACCAGCCAGTTGGCCCAGCTGTCCACGGTGACGGGCGTCAACAAGCTCAATACCACGCTGGAAACGCTCAAGACCAGCTACCAGCAAGCCGAATCCATGCAGGCGGCCAATATCATCGGCCACGGCGTCTTGACTGCAGGCAAGAGCATTAACCTGAGCAAGAGCGCGGCCCTGCTGGGCGTGGACCTGGCGACGCCGGCCGACAGCGTCAAGGTCACCATCTACAACAGTACGGGCAAGGAAGTCCATTCCATCGACCTGGGCCCGCAGGATGCGGGTACCTTGCCGCTGGGCTGGAACGGCTCCACGGCCGAGCTCGACAAGGACGGCAAGAACATCGTGCTGCCTGACGGCGCCTATACGTTCTCGGTGGAAGCCAAGCGGGGCGGCGCCAAGCTGACCGATGCGGCGGCGCTGATGTTCGGTTCGGTCGCCAGCGTGTCGACGGGCGCCGGCGGCGTGAAGTTGAATGTGCCGGGCGTGGGCAGTATCACCATGGCCGATGTGAAACAGATTTTGTAA
- a CDS encoding FxDxF family PEP-CTERM protein: protein MNSLSVTKAGAALLLGCTLLAPAAQAETQAVFYNHLVSTAVVATPLLAQDTLFVDTFTTERGSLLQTTTFTVGSGVQSFTGNAAWLVTGASEFGPRLTGVNIDLFDSSNNLVQSDTFTGVLGSFAHSTFNGLLGPGTYTLVASGLGVRDSVLDISITTAVPEPETYGMLLAGLGLIGYSVRRRKTAA from the coding sequence ATGAACTCTCTCTCAGTAACCAAGGCTGGCGCGGCGCTGCTGCTCGGCTGCACCCTGCTGGCGCCAGCCGCGCAGGCCGAGACGCAAGCCGTGTTCTACAACCATCTCGTATCGACGGCCGTGGTGGCCACGCCGCTGCTGGCGCAAGACACCTTGTTCGTCGACACCTTCACGACAGAGCGCGGCTCGCTGCTGCAAACGACCACGTTTACGGTCGGCAGCGGCGTGCAATCGTTCACGGGCAACGCCGCCTGGCTGGTCACGGGCGCCAGCGAATTCGGTCCCCGCCTGACTGGCGTCAACATCGACTTGTTCGACTCCAGCAACAACCTGGTGCAATCGGATACGTTCACGGGCGTACTGGGCAGCTTCGCCCATTCCACCTTCAACGGCCTGCTGGGACCTGGCACCTATACCCTGGTAGCAAGCGGCCTCGGCGTGCGTGATTCCGTGCTGGACATTTCCATCACTACGGCCGTGCCCGAACCGGAAACCTACGGCATGCTGCTGGCGGGACTGGGGCTGATCGGGTATAGCGTACGGCGCCGCAAGACGGCTGCCTGA
- a CDS encoding RNA polymerase sigma factor FliA encodes MYTVKGKSNKDYLLTEHIPLVKRLAHHMKAKLPPSVEVDDLIQAGMIGLLDAISRYEETHGAQFETYAVLRIRGAMLDELRTSDWLPRSMRQNMRKIEEAMSTLQQRLGHPPTESEVAKLLKMSLADYQEMLGDGGGHQLVYYEDFHDPDGNDSFLDRHCVDEDSDPLRSLLDTDFRQSVIDAIDALPPREKILMGLYYEEELNLKEIGAVMGVSESRVSQLHTQAVARLRATLREQAWTGPA; translated from the coding sequence ATGTACACGGTCAAAGGGAAATCGAACAAGGACTATTTGCTGACGGAGCACATTCCGCTGGTGAAGCGTCTGGCGCACCATATGAAGGCGAAATTGCCGCCTTCGGTCGAGGTCGATGACCTGATCCAGGCCGGCATGATCGGCCTGCTCGATGCCATTAGCCGCTATGAAGAGACGCATGGCGCGCAGTTCGAGACCTATGCCGTGCTGCGCATCCGCGGCGCCATGCTCGACGAATTGCGCACCAGCGACTGGCTGCCGCGCAGCATGCGCCAGAACATGCGCAAGATCGAGGAGGCGATGAGCACCTTGCAGCAGCGCCTCGGCCATCCGCCGACGGAATCGGAAGTGGCGAAGCTGCTCAAGATGTCGCTGGCCGACTACCAGGAAATGCTGGGCGACGGCGGCGGCCACCAGCTCGTGTATTACGAAGACTTTCATGACCCGGACGGCAATGACAGCTTCCTCGACCGCCACTGCGTGGACGAGGACAGCGACCCCTTGCGTTCCCTGCTCGATACCGATTTCCGGCAATCCGTGATCGATGCCATCGACGCGCTGCCACCACGCGAGAAAATACTCATGGGCCTGTATTACGAAGAAGAGCTGAACCTGAAGGAGATCGGCGCGGTGATGGGCGTATCCGAATCGCGCGTCTCGCAGCTGCATACCCAGGCCGTCGCGCGCCTGCGCGCAACCTTGAGGGAGCAGGCGTGGACTGGTCCAGCGTAA
- the flgA gene encoding flagellar basal body P-ring formation chaperone FlgA, with the protein MKTPLAFFFALAALPLLAQAQNAGRQTPEALRNSVEQFLQVQSNGLPGKVTVTVGAVDPRLNLAACPAPQAFMAPGARAWGKTTVGVRCTAPSNWTIYLQANVAVVGDYVASAVPLAQGQAIDASQLVTMQGDLAALPAGIATDMAQVVGASTNISLPPGTPMRLDTLRRKPVVIQGQLVRVVSSGNGFQVASEGRAISSAGDGQTVQVRTQSGQQISGVARAGGMVEVAF; encoded by the coding sequence ATGAAAACACCGCTTGCTTTCTTCTTCGCTCTTGCCGCCCTGCCACTGCTGGCGCAGGCGCAAAACGCCGGCCGGCAGACGCCGGAAGCGCTGCGCAACAGCGTGGAACAATTCCTGCAAGTGCAAAGCAACGGCTTGCCGGGCAAGGTGACGGTCACCGTCGGCGCCGTCGATCCGCGCCTGAACCTGGCCGCCTGCCCCGCGCCGCAAGCCTTCATGGCGCCAGGCGCGCGCGCCTGGGGCAAGACGACCGTGGGCGTGCGCTGCACGGCCCCCTCCAACTGGACCATCTATCTGCAGGCGAACGTGGCCGTCGTGGGCGACTATGTGGCCAGCGCCGTGCCGCTGGCGCAAGGGCAAGCCATCGATGCCAGCCAGCTGGTGACGATGCAGGGCGACCTGGCAGCATTGCCGGCAGGCATCGCCACAGACATGGCCCAGGTCGTGGGCGCCAGCACGAATATTTCCTTGCCGCCAGGCACGCCGATGCGCCTCGACACCCTGCGCCGCAAGCCGGTGGTGATACAGGGCCAGCTGGTGCGCGTCGTTTCCAGCGGCAACGGTTTCCAAGTGGCATCAGAAGGACGCGCCATCAGCAGCGCCGGCGACGGTCAGACGGTACAGGTGCGCACGCAGAGCGGCCAGCAGATCAGCGGCGTGGCGCGGGCTGGCGGCATGGTGGAGGTCGCCTTTTAA
- a CDS encoding translation initiation factor Sui1, which translates to MKSSSLGGLVYSTETGRMCPACRQPLAQCACKAQARTAPAGDGVVRVSRQTKGRGGKSVTVVKGLALDAIALALLGKQLRTQCGSGGTVKDGVIEVQGDHVETVMAALAKLGHQPKKAGG; encoded by the coding sequence ATGAAAAGCAGCTCCCTGGGCGGTCTCGTCTATTCCACTGAAACGGGCCGCATGTGTCCCGCCTGCCGCCAGCCGCTGGCGCAATGCGCGTGCAAGGCGCAAGCCAGGACGGCGCCGGCGGGCGATGGCGTGGTGCGCGTGTCGCGCCAGACCAAGGGCCGCGGCGGCAAGAGCGTGACCGTGGTCAAGGGCTTGGCGCTGGACGCCATCGCGCTGGCCCTGCTGGGCAAGCAGCTGCGCACGCAATGCGGCTCGGGCGGCACGGTCAAGGATGGCGTGATCGAAGTGCAGGGCGACCATGTCGAAACGGTGATGGCGGCGCTGGCCAAGCTGGGCCACCAGCCGAAAAAGGCCGGCGGCTGA
- a CDS encoding flagella synthesis protein FlgN, which translates to MQSVTPFSSLRDEQQLMTTLLALMKEEQRHLVAADIDAITELTARKTALVGQLSQLAAQRHQALAAAGFTAAEAGMEDWLVSTSDAEAAPLWKALLETTREAKEQNRLNSLLVNKHMLHTQGALNAMRPTAQSGNFYGPSGQPMANTASRRVVIG; encoded by the coding sequence ATGCAATCAGTGACTCCGTTTTCCAGCCTGCGCGACGAGCAACAGCTCATGACCACATTGCTGGCATTGATGAAAGAAGAACAGCGGCATCTGGTTGCGGCTGACATCGATGCAATCACGGAGCTCACGGCCCGCAAGACGGCGCTCGTCGGACAATTGAGCCAGCTGGCGGCGCAACGCCACCAGGCGCTGGCGGCGGCCGGCTTCACGGCCGCCGAAGCGGGCATGGAAGACTGGCTGGTCAGCACCAGCGACGCCGAGGCGGCGCCCCTGTGGAAAGCCCTGCTCGAGACGACGCGCGAAGCGAAGGAACAGAACCGGCTGAACAGCCTGCTGGTCAACAAACACATGCTGCACACGCAAGGCGCCCTGAACGCCATGCGCCCCACTGCCCAAAGCGGCAATTTCTACGGCCCCAGCGGCCAACCGATGGCAAACACGGCCAGCCGGCGCGTCGTCATCGGCTAA
- a CDS encoding MinD/ParA family ATP-binding protein, translated as MANFDFDQAEGLRRMLAGPQPRVMTFLSATPQDDKGAMLVNLGASLAYGGNDVLLLDASGGSDGVAARLGLAHGASLRDVARQQCGLNQVIHQVPQGFGVASLGARNHLMDSMDYAGEDELRRLGKTFEVLARQSGIVLVDGVVADEGDCFPVPLMASSDIVVQVSTSATSIKAAYCLIKRLSQELGRRPFGILVTGASESEAKVVYDNMAQAASRYLAVKLTSMGSVPADEYLHRAARLGRSVVDAFPLAGASVAFRGLAERLARSAAPVLGGTLYQTGSPHQFSA; from the coding sequence TTGGCTAATTTCGATTTCGACCAGGCCGAGGGCTTGCGCCGCATGCTGGCCGGCCCGCAGCCGCGCGTCATGACGTTCCTCTCGGCCACGCCGCAGGACGACAAGGGCGCCATGCTGGTCAACCTGGGCGCTTCGCTCGCCTATGGCGGCAATGACGTGCTGCTGCTTGACGCCAGCGGCGGCAGCGATGGCGTGGCTGCACGGCTGGGACTGGCGCACGGCGCCAGCCTGCGCGACGTGGCGCGCCAGCAGTGCGGCCTGAACCAGGTCATCCACCAGGTGCCGCAAGGCTTCGGCGTGGCCAGCCTGGGCGCGCGCAACCACCTGATGGACAGCATGGACTATGCGGGCGAGGACGAATTGCGCCGCCTGGGCAAGACTTTCGAGGTGCTGGCGCGCCAGAGCGGCATCGTGCTGGTCGACGGCGTCGTGGCCGACGAGGGCGATTGCTTCCCCGTGCCCTTGATGGCCTCGTCGGATATCGTCGTGCAAGTGTCGACCAGCGCCACTTCGATCAAGGCGGCGTACTGCCTGATCAAGCGCCTGAGCCAGGAACTGGGACGCCGTCCGTTCGGCATTCTCGTCACGGGCGCTTCCGAATCCGAGGCAAAAGTGGTATACGATAATATGGCACAGGCGGCGAGCCGCTACCTGGCCGTGAAGCTGACCTCGATGGGTTCGGTGCCTGCCGATGAATATCTGCACCGCGCGGCGCGCCTGGGCCGCAGCGTGGTCGATGCGTTTCCGCTGGCGGGCGCCTCGGTGGCGTTTCGCGGACTGGCCGAGCGGCTGGCCCGTTCGGCGGCGCCGGTGCTTGGCGGCACCTTGTACCAGACGGGGAGCCCGCACCAGTTCAGCGCCTGA